The proteins below come from a single Tissierella sp. MB52-C2 genomic window:
- a CDS encoding Nif3-like dinuclear metal center hexameric protein, translating into MELKEIEQYILELFTTRDNENFHEESGITVRGTEDIKRIGYCTNLTLETIEEAKKNNVDLMITHHDAWEFIYGLKEACKEKLLEYNMSHYFNHLPLDDCEFGTNNSLIEKLGLEIIEKTHKEDGFFCGRIAEFKEPIKFEDLVERIEITLEEPVQSWKFNDREIKRVGLVCGGGGFTTDVREAVERNCDVYITGEKVLYTIQYAKFSKINLIVGSHTFTEVFGIESLAKKIKDKYKDIEIVRLKEEHLETEKTSLN; encoded by the coding sequence ATGGAATTAAAAGAAATAGAACAATATATATTAGAATTATTTACCACTAGAGATAATGAAAACTTTCATGAGGAAAGCGGAATTACTGTAAGAGGCACAGAGGATATAAAAAGAATTGGGTATTGTACAAATTTAACACTTGAAACCATTGAAGAAGCAAAAAAGAATAATGTTGATTTAATGATAACTCATCATGATGCTTGGGAGTTTATATATGGGTTGAAAGAAGCCTGTAAAGAAAAGCTTTTGGAGTATAATATGTCGCATTATTTTAATCATCTTCCATTAGATGATTGTGAATTTGGAACAAATAATTCTTTAATTGAAAAGTTAGGATTAGAAATTATTGAAAAGACACACAAAGAAGATGGATTTTTCTGTGGGAGAATTGCTGAGTTTAAAGAACCAATCAAATTTGAGGACTTAGTTGAGAGAATAGAAATCACATTAGAAGAGCCGGTACAATCATGGAAATTTAATGATAGAGAAATAAAAAGAGTAGGTTTAGTTTGTGGTGGTGGGGGCTTTACCACAGATGTACGAGAAGCAGTAGAGAGAAATTGCGATGTTTATATAACAGGTGAAAAAGTATTATATACCATACAATATGCAAAGTTTTCAAAGATAAATTTAATAGTAGGAAGTCATACTTTTACTGAAGTATTTGGAATCGAAAGCCTTGCTAAGAAGATTAAGGATAAGTATAAGGATATTGAAATAGTTAGATTAAAAGAGGAACATTTAGAAACAGAAAAGACGAGTCTAAATTAG
- a CDS encoding signal peptidase II, giving the protein MNKLIKNKDRTIKVMILVLVMLDQMIKIIVKAYYGIKTPIIKDILYFAPVLNDNYSYINSLFNLGWSRIFHILLVVFILFFSYYAFKYLEARTIKIQ; this is encoded by the coding sequence ATGAATAAACTAATAAAAAATAAAGATAGAACTATCAAAGTTATGATTTTAGTATTAGTTATGTTAGATCAGATGATAAAGATAATAGTCAAAGCTTACTATGGTATAAAAACTCCAATAATAAAAGATATATTATACTTTGCACCTGTTTTAAATGACAACTACTCATATATAAATTCATTATTTAATTTGGGGTGGAGTAGAATTTTTCATATACTTCTGGTAGTATTTATTTTGTTTTTTAGCTACTATGCTTTTAAATATTTAGAAGCTAGAACTATAAAAATTCAATGA
- a CDS encoding insulinase family protein, with the protein MFEINKAYHGFKLIEEGRIDELQSMARIFQHEKSGARLLHLENNDDNKVFSIGFRTPPTDSTGVPHILEHCVLSGSRKYTTKEPFMDMVKGSLQTFINAMTFSDKTLYPVASRNDKDFFHLMDVYLDAVLYPKIYEIPDIFMQEGWHHELFSKEDKITYKGVVYNEMKGAYSSPETILRANIAKSLYPDTCYQYSSGGDPDIIPELSYEAFLDFHRKLYHPSNSYIYLYGDGDIDKQLSFINENYLSSFDKIEVDSYIEKQKPFTSKYEIKDYYSIGIDDNDENRTYLSLNFVLGESSDLENYLMNNIISQLLIDSSAAPLKKALIDAGIGEDIFSMNLGGLQPGFGIVAKNTSIDKKEEFQEIIFNTLNKLVNDGLDKKLIEACINIVEYDLREASKFPTKGIIYNILSLNSWLYDCSPISHLRYGEALKKLRASIDVDYFEEFIRDNIINNTHSSLVIIEPKKGLGEEKEKNLEDKLDKYKVALTEKQIETLILENKKLKEMQLSNDTEEAKATIPKLSISDVEPKAEVIPQGVIKDNEITMLFHNIFTSKIAYLDLYFDMSMVQEKHIPYINLVAGLLGKMDTKTKLYSELSNDIYVNTGGIDFDANALIKDGDSEQFSPKFIVKGKTVGDNIPKLIELMSELIKDTKLEDEKRIKELLQQIKSRMEMDIFNRGNAVAARRVSSYFSAPWKYIEKLKGLDFYWFISDAIKSFDDNKEEIISNLNEVYNTIFNKNNLIISFTGDEEDLSIVRDNLQIVTERLNKEEFIPQEYSFTEERLNEGILSSANVQYVSKGCNFNKLGYDYNGSMRVLATILNGDYLHNRVRAQGGAYGVGISFEKTGHMTTFSYRDPNLKETISVYDNMSDYVANLSLNESELIQYIIGTISRLEPAMTPHMKGQLETSRYISNITQEDIQKIRDEVLSTNLEDIKTFAPLLADTMKQNYLCVLGNDSKIKDNKELFNNLIKLMK; encoded by the coding sequence ATGTTTGAAATTAATAAGGCTTATCATGGATTTAAATTGATAGAGGAGGGGAGAATAGATGAATTGCAGTCAATGGCAAGAATTTTTCAGCATGAAAAATCTGGTGCTAGGCTACTTCATTTAGAAAATAATGATGATAACAAAGTGTTTTCAATAGGATTTAGAACACCACCAACAGATAGTACAGGTGTACCGCATATTTTAGAGCATTGTGTATTATCAGGCTCTAGAAAATATACCACAAAGGAACCTTTTATGGATATGGTAAAAGGATCTCTGCAAACGTTTATTAATGCCATGACTTTCAGTGATAAAACTCTATATCCTGTAGCTAGTAGAAACGACAAGGACTTTTTCCATTTAATGGATGTTTACTTAGATGCAGTTCTATATCCAAAAATCTATGAAATACCTGATATTTTTATGCAGGAAGGCTGGCATCATGAATTATTTAGTAAGGAGGATAAAATTACTTACAAAGGTGTTGTTTATAATGAAATGAAAGGAGCATATTCATCTCCTGAGACCATATTAAGAGCAAATATAGCTAAATCCCTATATCCTGATACTTGTTATCAATATTCTTCAGGTGGAGACCCAGATATAATCCCGGAACTTAGCTATGAGGCATTTTTAGATTTCCATAGAAAACTCTATCATCCTTCTAATAGTTATATATATCTTTATGGTGATGGAGACATTGATAAACAACTTTCATTTATAAATGAAAATTATCTATCAAGCTTTGATAAAATTGAAGTTGATTCTTATATTGAAAAGCAAAAACCATTTACATCAAAATATGAAATAAAAGATTATTATTCAATTGGAATAGATGATAATGATGAGAATCGTACTTACTTAAGCCTTAATTTTGTATTAGGAGAAAGCTCAGATTTAGAAAACTATTTAATGAATAATATAATATCCCAATTATTAATAGATTCTTCAGCAGCACCTCTTAAGAAAGCGTTGATAGATGCAGGAATCGGTGAAGATATATTTTCAATGAATCTTGGAGGGTTGCAACCTGGTTTTGGAATAGTTGCTAAAAATACTTCCATAGATAAAAAGGAAGAATTCCAAGAGATTATATTTAACACTTTAAATAAATTAGTTAATGATGGACTGGATAAAAAATTAATTGAGGCTTGTATCAACATAGTTGAATATGATTTGCGAGAAGCGTCTAAATTCCCAACTAAAGGTATTATTTATAATATACTGTCCTTAAATAGTTGGCTTTACGATTGTAGTCCAATAAGTCATCTTAGATATGGAGAGGCTTTGAAAAAACTTAGGGCAAGTATAGATGTTGATTATTTTGAAGAATTTATTAGAGATAATATTATTAATAATACTCATAGTTCACTTGTTATAATAGAACCTAAAAAAGGTTTAGGGGAAGAAAAGGAAAAAAATCTTGAAGATAAATTAGATAAATATAAGGTAGCTCTTACTGAAAAACAAATAGAAACTTTAATTTTAGAAAACAAAAAACTTAAAGAAATGCAGCTATCTAATGATACTGAGGAAGCAAAAGCTACAATACCTAAACTATCTATATCTGATGTAGAACCTAAAGCTGAAGTTATTCCTCAGGGAGTAATAAAAGATAATGAAATAACTATGCTTTTCCATAATATATTTACTAGTAAAATTGCATACTTAGACTTATACTTTGATATGTCTATGGTTCAAGAAAAACATATTCCATATATAAATTTAGTAGCTGGGTTACTAGGAAAAATGGATACAAAAACAAAACTCTACTCGGAATTATCAAATGATATATATGTAAATACTGGAGGAATAGATTTTGACGCTAACGCATTAATAAAAGATGGAGATAGTGAGCAATTTAGTCCTAAATTTATTGTCAAAGGTAAAACTGTAGGAGATAATATTCCTAAACTAATAGAATTAATGTCAGAATTAATAAAGGATACAAAATTAGAAGATGAAAAGAGAATTAAAGAACTACTTCAACAAATAAAATCCCGAATGGAAATGGATATATTTAATAGGGGCAATGCAGTAGCTGCTAGAAGGGTAAGTTCTTATTTCTCGGCACCTTGGAAGTATATAGAGAAGTTAAAGGGACTAGACTTTTACTGGTTTATATCTGATGCTATTAAAAGCTTTGATGATAATAAGGAGGAGATTATATCTAACTTAAATGAAGTTTATAATACTATATTCAATAAAAATAACTTAATTATAAGCTTCACAGGAGATGAAGAGGATTTATCTATTGTTAGGGATAATTTACAAATTGTTACTGAAAGACTAAATAAAGAAGAGTTTATTCCACAGGAATACAGCTTTACTGAAGAAAGATTGAACGAAGGGATATTATCATCTGCTAATGTTCAATATGTATCTAAAGGATGTAATTTTAATAAGCTTGGTTATGATTATAATGGTAGTATGAGAGTTTTAGCCACCATATTAAATGGGGACTATTTGCATAACAGAGTTAGAGCACAGGGTGGAGCTTATGGTGTAGGTATATCTTTTGAAAAAACTGGCCATATGACTACTTTTTCTTACCGTGATCCTAACCTTAAGGAAACCATCTCCGTATATGATAATATGTCCGATTATGTCGCTAACTTAAGTTTGAATGAATCTGAGCTAATACAATATATTATAGGAACTATATCTCGTCTAGAACCAGCTATGACTCCACATATGAAGGGACAATTGGAAACTAGTAGATATATATCAAATATTACTCAAGAAGATATTCAAAAGATAAGGGATGAAGTTTTATCAACAAATCTAGAAGATATTAAAACTTTTGCACCACTACTTGCTGATACAATGAAACAAAATTATCTATGTGTATTAGGTAATGACAGCAAGATAAAAGATAATAAAGAGCTATTTAATAATCTAATAAAACTAATGAAATAA
- a CDS encoding Nif3-like dinuclear metal center hexameric protein — MLVCGGGGFTTDVREAVERNSEVYITGEKVLYTIEYAKFVGINLIVGSHTFTEVFGIESLAKKIKDKYKDIEIIRLKEEHLETEKTSLN; from the coding sequence ATTTTAGTTTGTGGTGGCGGGGGCTTTACCACAGATGTACGAGAAGCAGTAGAGAGAAATTCCGAGGTTTATATAACAGGTGAAAAAGTATTATATACCATTGAATATGCAAAGTTCGTAGGGATAAATTTAATAGTAGGAAGTCATACTTTTACTGAAGTATTTGGAATCGAAAGCCTTGCTAAGAAGATTAAGGATAAATATAAGGATATTGAAATAATTAGATTAAAAGAAGAACATTTGGAAACAGAAAAGACGAGTCTAAATTAG
- a CDS encoding signal peptidase II, translated as MKKIIKNKNKITETMILALIILEQGIKIIVKAYYGIKTPIIKDILYFAPVLNDNYSYINSLFNLGWGRIFHILLVVFVLFFSYYAFKYLEAKAAKNSMINILKIFLLAGIICSLIDKIFWNGSLDYILLKGFFVFDLKDCYLTIFEVLVIMLIIKNGKKVSKINDKELLKDYIKFIKKDFLTRGE; from the coding sequence ATGAAGAAGATAATAAAAAATAAGAATAAAATTACCGAAACCATGATCCTAGCCTTAATTATATTGGAGCAAGGGATAAAGATAATAGTCAAAGCTTACTATGGTATAAAAACTCCAATAATAAAAGATATATTATACTTTGCACCTGTTTTAAATGACAACTACTCATATATAAATTCATTATTTAATTTGGGGTGGGGTAGAATTTTTCATATACTTCTGGTAGTATTTGTTTTGTTTTTTAGCTACTATGCTTTTAAATATTTAGAAGCTAAAGCTGCAAAAAATTCAATGATTAATATACTAAAAATATTTTTATTAGCAGGGATCATATGCTCATTAATAGATAAAATTTTTTGGAATGGTAGTCTAGACTATATACTATTAAAAGGATTTTTCGTATTTGACCTAAAGGATTGTTATTTAACTATTTTTGAAGTATTAGTAATTATGTTAATTATAAAAAATGGGAAAAAAGTTTCTAAAATAAATGACAAGGAACTGTTAAAGGATTATATTAAATTTATCAAAAAGGATTTTCTAACAAGAGGAGAATAG
- a CDS encoding alpha-hydroxy-acid oxidizing protein codes for MNIKEVRNIAREKMKGYCRVCPVCNGVACAGEVPGMGGSLTGSAFKSNVEDLRKVKLRLKTIHDAKNPDLNFDFFNTKLDTPIISAPITGTEFNMGGALTEEEYIDSVVNGSLSAGTIAMIGDSADPELYDSGLDALKKVDGKGVAIIKPKENEIVIEALRKAENINAIAAGMDIDGAGLITMALKGTPVGPKTVEELKEIISSTHLPFILKGVMTKEEALLAVEVGAKAIVVSNHGGRVLDHAESTAKVLPEIAEAVKGKIMILVDGGIRSGVDVFKMIALGADAVLIGRPVIIGAFGGYSEGVSLVIQEMKNQLLQTMILTGAKDLTSIDKSMISIEW; via the coding sequence ATGAATATAAAAGAAGTTAGGAATATAGCAAGAGAAAAAATGAAGGGATATTGTAGAGTATGTCCTGTATGTAACGGAGTTGCTTGTGCAGGAGAAGTGCCTGGCATGGGAGGTTCTCTAACAGGATCTGCTTTTAAATCAAATGTAGAGGATTTAAGGAAAGTTAAATTAAGACTAAAAACTATACATGATGCCAAAAATCCTGACTTAAACTTTGATTTCTTTAATACAAAACTTGATACGCCAATAATCAGTGCTCCAATAACTGGTACTGAATTCAATATGGGTGGTGCACTAACTGAAGAGGAATACATAGATAGCGTCGTAAATGGTAGTTTATCTGCTGGTACAATAGCAATGATTGGAGATTCTGCTGACCCAGAGTTATACGATTCTGGTCTTGATGCCCTTAAAAAAGTAGATGGTAAAGGTGTTGCTATTATAAAACCTAAGGAAAACGAAATTGTTATAGAAGCTTTAAGAAAGGCAGAAAATATAAATGCTATTGCTGCAGGAATGGATATTGATGGTGCTGGACTTATTACTATGGCTTTAAAGGGTACTCCAGTTGGACCTAAAACTGTAGAAGAATTAAAGGAAATTATCTCCTCCACTCACTTGCCATTTATATTAAAAGGTGTGATGACAAAGGAAGAGGCTCTTCTAGCAGTTGAAGTTGGAGCAAAGGCCATAGTAGTATCAAATCATGGTGGTAGAGTATTGGATCATGCAGAATCTACAGCTAAAGTGCTACCTGAAATAGCTGAAGCTGTTAAGGGTAAAATAATGATTCTCGTAGATGGAGGAATCCGTTCAGGAGTAGATGTATTTAAAATGATTGCTTTAGGTGCGGATGCTGTTTTAATAGGTAGACCTGTTATTATTGGTGCTTTTGGTGGTTATAGCGAGGGAGTATCTCTAGTAATTCAAGAGATGAAAAATCAACTTCTTCAGACTATGATATTAACTGGTGCAAAAGACTTAACTTCCATCGATAAGTCTATGATTTCTATTGAATGGTAA
- the sfsA gene encoding DNA/RNA nuclease SfsA: MEYKKIVEGIFIKRPNRFIAEVLINGKEEIVHVKNTGRCKELLLPGAKILLEDCSHNPSRKTKYSLISVWKGNMLVNMDSQVPNAVVYQALKDNAINEINNLTKIKREVNFGNSRFDIYFESENQKGFIEVKGVTLEEQGISMFPDAPTERGTKHVLEMIEAVNQGYRGIIFFLIQMKGPNIFKLNWQMDSKFSEAVKLASKNGVEILAYDSIVQDNRIEIGKPIELDLITRF, translated from the coding sequence ATGGAATATAAAAAAATAGTAGAGGGAATTTTTATAAAAAGACCTAATAGGTTTATAGCTGAAGTCCTCATAAATGGAAAAGAGGAAATAGTTCATGTCAAAAATACTGGAAGATGTAAAGAGTTACTTCTGCCAGGGGCGAAAATCTTATTAGAAGATTGTAGTCATAATCCTAGCAGAAAAACTAAATATTCTCTTATATCAGTTTGGAAAGGCAATATGCTAGTAAATATGGATTCCCAAGTACCTAATGCAGTTGTTTATCAAGCTCTCAAAGACAATGCCATTAATGAGATCAATAATTTAACAAAAATAAAAAGAGAAGTTAATTTCGGCAATTCTCGATTTGATATATATTTTGAGTCTGAAAATCAAAAAGGATTTATTGAAGTAAAGGGAGTTACTTTAGAAGAACAAGGGATTTCCATGTTTCCAGATGCACCTACAGAAAGAGGTACTAAACACGTATTGGAAATGATTGAAGCTGTGAATCAGGGATATAGAGGAATAATTTTCTTTCTAATACAGATGAAAGGACCAAATATATTTAAATTAAATTGGCAAATGGATAGTAAGTTTTCTGAGGCTGTTAAACTTGCTAGTAAAAATGGTGTTGAAATATTGGCATACGATTCTATTGTACAAGATAATAGAATTGAAATAGGTAAACCTATTGAACTTGACCTTATTACTAGATTCTAA
- a CDS encoding SagB/ThcOx family dehydrogenase has protein sequence MDRFKENRDFMKSKFMEDIVSDQKKQLPQPSLQKSYGDYIEIIELPDIDKNIIVKQDIHKCILERKSHREYTEESLSIGELSYLLWATQGVKDIRGDNYATVRPVPSAGARHPFETYLAIQNVKGLKSGIYRYLALEHKLLFLCEEKNIPEKITSGTLDQKFAGTAAVNFIWSCLPYRGEWRYDKLAHKVMLIDAGHMCHGLYIACESLGLGTCAIAAYDQNLMDDLVKVDGKDEFVVYMAPVGRV, from the coding sequence ATGGATAGATTCAAAGAAAATCGAGATTTTATGAAGTCAAAATTTATGGAGGATATAGTATCAGACCAGAAAAAGCAATTACCTCAGCCATCACTTCAAAAATCATATGGGGATTATATTGAAATAATTGAGTTACCTGATATAGATAAGAATATTATAGTTAAACAAGATATACATAAGTGCATATTAGAGAGGAAAAGCCATCGTGAATATACAGAAGAATCTTTATCAATAGGAGAACTATCTTATCTTCTATGGGCAACTCAAGGTGTAAAGGATATTAGAGGGGATAACTATGCAACAGTAAGACCAGTGCCATCAGCCGGAGCAAGACATCCCTTTGAGACATACTTAGCTATTCAAAATGTGAAAGGACTTAAAAGTGGGATTTACAGATATCTAGCATTAGAGCATAAACTATTGTTCTTATGTGAAGAAAAAAATATACCAGAGAAAATAACATCTGGAACCCTTGATCAAAAGTTTGCTGGAACTGCCGCAGTCAATTTTATCTGGAGCTGCTTACCATATAGAGGAGAATGGAGATACGATAAACTTGCACATAAGGTAATGCTTATAGATGCTGGTCACATGTGTCATGGATTATATATTGCCTGTGAGTCACTTGGATTAGGCACTTGTGCTATAGCAGCATATGATCAAAATCTTATGGATGATTTAGTTAAAGTAGATGGAAAAGATGAATTCGTAGTATATATGGCTCCAGTAGGTAGAGTTTAA
- a CDS encoding GNAT family N-acetyltransferase, with protein MNSITYKYFKNFKQEDIKALYDDAEWISYTKDLPRLMKAIESSLMVISAWDGDKLVGLVRVVGDGLTIIYVQDILVLQSYKKKGIGSKLLKFILDEYKDVRQKVLLTDEREETRRFYEANGFFSCDNGMVVAFAKFD; from the coding sequence ATGAATAGTATTACTTATAAATATTTTAAAAATTTTAAACAAGAAGATATAAAGGCACTATATGATGATGCAGAGTGGATAAGCTATACAAAAGATTTACCTAGACTAATGAAAGCAATAGAATCATCTTTAATGGTTATTTCAGCATGGGATGGAGATAAGTTAGTAGGCTTAGTTAGAGTTGTAGGAGATGGACTAACTATAATATATGTTCAAGATATTTTAGTGTTACAATCCTACAAGAAAAAGGGGATAGGATCCAAGCTTCTAAAATTTATTTTAGATGAATATAAGGATGTTCGTCAAAAAGTTTTGTTAACAGATGAGAGAGAAGAGACTAGACGATTTTATGAAGCAAATGGATTTTTCTCTTGTGATAATGGTATGGTAGTGGCATTTGCCAAGTTTGACTAG
- a CDS encoding P1 family peptidase: MKNKKIRDYGINIGTFKIGSNNSITDVKGVKVGHTTLDDGIVKTGVTAILPHEGNIFKDKLIAACHVINGFGKSTGLIQIEELGTIETPIILTNTLSVGIAHETLVRYMLSENDDIGNTTGTVNPIICECNDGVINDIRGLHIKQEHIYEAIEKCDVEFAEGNVGAGKGMICYNLKGGIGSSSRIIELGNTQYTLGVLVLSNFGSLEDFILNGDHIGPKLAEKVNQKNETEDKGSIIIILATDIPLSSRQLKRIIKRVYPGISKTGSYTGNGSGEVVIGFSTANIIKHYEENDVVDIKIINENKINKIFKATVEATEEAILNSLICSTSSIGRDGKKVYSLKDLI; encoded by the coding sequence TTGAAAAATAAGAAAATAAGGGATTATGGAATCAATATAGGTACTTTTAAAATCGGAAGTAATAATTCAATTACTGATGTGAAAGGTGTAAAGGTAGGTCATACAACTTTAGATGATGGAATTGTAAAGACTGGAGTAACTGCAATATTACCACATGAAGGAAATATTTTCAAAGACAAGCTAATAGCAGCGTGTCATGTGATAAATGGATTTGGAAAATCCACTGGTCTTATTCAAATTGAGGAATTAGGTACTATAGAAACACCTATCATACTTACCAATACACTTAGTGTTGGTATAGCCCATGAAACTTTAGTCAGGTACATGCTTAGTGAGAATGATGATATTGGCAATACAACTGGTACTGTAAATCCAATTATTTGTGAATGTAATGATGGAGTAATAAATGATATTAGAGGTCTTCATATAAAGCAAGAACATATTTATGAAGCTATAGAAAAATGTGATGTTGAATTTGCTGAGGGAAACGTTGGGGCTGGTAAAGGTATGATTTGCTATAATCTGAAAGGTGGTATCGGCTCATCATCTAGAATTATTGAATTAGGAAATACCCAATATACACTGGGAGTTCTAGTTCTAAGCAACTTTGGCTCCTTGGAAGATTTTATTTTAAATGGTGATCATATAGGACCTAAACTAGCTGAAAAAGTTAATCAAAAAAATGAAACAGAAGATAAAGGGTCTATAATTATAATATTAGCTACAGATATCCCTCTATCATCTAGACAGCTCAAACGAATAATAAAGAGAGTTTATCCTGGTATATCTAAAACTGGCAGCTATACAGGTAATGGAAGTGGTGAAGTTGTCATAGGATTTTCAACGGCTAATATAATCAAGCATTATGAAGAAAATGATGTAGTTGATATTAAGATAATTAATGAGAATAAGATAAATAAAATTTTTAAAGCAACAGTTGAAGCAACTGAAGAGGCAATATTGAATTCATTAATATGTTCTACTAGTTCTATTGGCAGAGATGGGAAGAAAGTATATTCATTAAAGGATTTAATATAA
- a CDS encoding GNAT family N-acetyltransferase, with protein MNINIRKAEEKDFKDIWNIFKEIIVKGDTYVFSPDSSEEIAYDYWFGNKVISYVAEYDGKILGMYKLIANQPDLGSHVANALFMVSSDSRGKGLGRLMGEHYNQVFIMNIRGRVCCTTEIK; from the coding sequence ATGAATATTAATATAAGAAAAGCAGAAGAAAAAGATTTTAAAGATATATGGAATATATTTAAAGAGATTATAGTGAAGGGCGATACCTATGTATTCTCTCCAGATTCTAGTGAAGAGATAGCATATGATTATTGGTTTGGTAATAAGGTTATATCCTATGTCGCAGAATATGATGGAAAGATTCTTGGAATGTATAAGCTAATTGCTAATCAGCCTGATTTGGGATCCCATGTGGCAAACGCATTATTTATGGTTTCATCTGATTCTCGAGGAAAAGGATTAGGAAGACTAATGGGAGAACATTATAATCAAGTATTCATTATGAATATAAGGGGGAGAGTTTGTTGTACTACGGAGATAAAGTAA
- a CDS encoding GNAT family protein codes for MYYGDKVKLRAYKKEDIKLAYEYMNDSEVKKLLVNKIPYPMILEEEEKWFESLLNSKDTYNFAIEDLETGKYIGGCGINNVNWLNRVAIIGIYIGDKNYWSKGYGTDSIKILNKFIFEQMNINKIKLNVFSFNERAKKCYEKCGFKVEGILKQELFRDGKYWDEYSMAILFEEWCNVEKVNNL; via the coding sequence TTGTACTACGGAGATAAAGTAAAATTAAGAGCATATAAAAAAGAAGATATTAAGTTGGCTTATGAATATATGAATGATAGCGAGGTAAAGAAATTATTAGTAAATAAAATACCCTATCCTATGATACTTGAGGAAGAAGAAAAATGGTTTGAAAGTCTTTTGAACTCTAAAGATACTTATAACTTTGCCATAGAAGATTTAGAAACAGGAAAATATATTGGAGGCTGTGGAATAAACAATGTTAATTGGTTAAACAGAGTAGCCATAATAGGAATATATATTGGGGACAAAAACTATTGGAGTAAAGGATATGGTACAGATTCAATAAAGATTTTAAATAAGTTTATATTTGAACAAATGAATATAAATAAGATTAAATTGAATGTATTTTCATTTAACGAAAGGGCAAAAAAATGTTATGAGAAATGTGGATTTAAAGTTGAAGGGATTTTAAAACAAGAACTTTTTAGGGATGGTAAATACTGGGATGAGTATTCTATGGCTATACTTTTTGAAGAATGGTGTAATGTTGAAAAAGTAAACAACTTATAA
- a CDS encoding class I SAM-dependent methyltransferase produces the protein MSQDERIYVVGNQKIIIEEGSAGQRILDIGGGGEGIIGLCYGNRVIAIDPRKDELEETPEGPLKIVMDARELSFLDNSFDAVTSFFTLMYINKDDHEKVFKEIYRVLKDNGEFVLWDATIPEYDGGIKDIFVIQLEIETPIKVIKTGYGVSRKDKVQDIEYFTRIGESIGFNVIKEEVRDKVFKIIFRK, from the coding sequence TTGAGCCAAGATGAAAGAATATATGTTGTTGGAAATCAGAAAATAATAATAGAAGAAGGATCGGCGGGACAAAGAATTTTAGATATTGGTGGCGGTGGAGAAGGGATAATAGGCTTATGCTATGGTAATAGGGTAATTGCTATCGATCCAAGAAAAGATGAATTGGAAGAAACGCCAGAAGGACCATTAAAAATAGTTATGGATGCAAGAGAATTGTCTTTCTTAGATAATTCATTTGATGCTGTAACATCTTTTTTTACATTAATGTATATTAATAAAGATGATCATGAAAAGGTTTTTAAAGAGATATATAGAGTATTGAAGGATAATGGGGAATTTGTTTTGTGGGATGCTACGATACCAGAATATGATGGTGGTATAAAAGATATTTTTGTAATCCAGCTTGAAATAGAAACTCCTATTAAGGTGATTAAAACTGGCTATGGGGTTTCAAGAAAAGATAAGGTTCAAGATATTGAATATTTTACTAGAATTGGAGAAAGTATTGGATTCAACGTAATAAAAGAGGAAGTAAGAGATAAAGTATTTAAAATAATATTTAGGAAATAA
- a CDS encoding RNHCP domain-containing protein codes for MARKKGNEGFICENCGEKIGPVTNGSYRNHCPICLYSKHMDIVSGDRLNECKGLMKPIGIKHKSGKGLQIIHKCLRCEEEKVNILAQNTIQSDLLEKILELFN; via the coding sequence ATGGCAAGAAAAAAAGGAAATGAAGGATTTATCTGTGAAAACTGTGGAGAAAAAATTGGTCCAGTAACCAATGGAAGTTATAGAAATCATTGTCCCATATGCTTGTATTCTAAGCATATGGATATAGTTTCGGGAGATAGATTGAATGAATGTAAGGGGTTAATGAAACCAATAGGAATAAAACACAAGTCAGGTAAAGGATTACAAATAATCCATAAATGTTTAAGATGTGAAGAAGAGAAAGTTAATATTTTAGCTCAAAATACAATTCAAAGTGATTTATTGGAAAAAATATTGGAGCTATTTAATTAA